CGGAGGGGAAAAATCAACGTGCATGACTTCACGATGGTCATTCCTCGTGCGGAGCACGTACGAATCCATGGGCCGGGAGGGCGGGGTGGTCCCTGGAATGAGACGTGGCGTGACTTCGCTCGCAAGAACTCGAATGCGACTCCGAAGGAGATCCAGGATCAACTGGCTCGGATGATCGTTGACTTCAACATCATGGGTCCCATTGTTTCCTACTATCAGCTTCGCTAGTCGCCGGAGGAGCCGTGAGGTTCTTTGAAGTGAATGCTGCGAAAGGGGCGCGCTTCACCGGATTCATCGATGGCGCGCACCGATGGGGATTGCCGGGAGGGTTGTGTCCTGTGTGTGGGTCCAGCCCTGGTGGACTGGGAGAGGCGTATCCCTCCGTGGATCTCTCTGGCTGGGCCCACCGTGAGGAGCTTGCGGAAGCAAGGCAGGTTCCGCTCGAAGAGTACGAGCGACTGCGTGATCTCGTTAGGCTTCAGGTGCCCTTCGAGGCGCCACTGCTACCAGGGGCCGAGTTCGGGCCGCTCATCGGCAAGGCCTCCGGCAAGTGGAGTGCAATCGATCTGTATGACCCTTGGACCCTGGTGATGCGGAGCGAGATCGTGGATGTGCTGCGTGAGGCAGGCATCGCCCTTCGCGCGAGCAAGATGGATCTGCGCTTTCGGAGCAAGGTCGAGGTGGAGCTGCGGGAGGTCGAGATCCATTGCCGAGGCCGCCTGCACGACAGCTGCTTTCCGGGCGGACGGGAACGCCCCTGCGAACGGTGCGGGCGGCAAGGAGGCAGTTATCCAGACGCCCCCATTCTCGATGGGCGCACTCTGACCGGCGACCTGGATCTGTTCCGCCTCAGCGATTACACGACCATCATCATCGCTACGGAGCGCTTCGTGGACACTGTGAACCGTTTCGGATTCGAAGGCGTCGTGTTCAAGGAGATTCCGGTCCTCTGACCTACGGCGCCACGTCCAGTCGCGTCCAATCCGCAGCGACCTGGAGCTCCAGCACACCGTCCTCGAAGTGGTGTGCCCGAGCTCCCGTCACCTTCCGCACTGACGTCAATCCATACACCCGGATCTTCTCCTCCGTGCGGGCTCGCGTGAGCGTCCCCATCTCACTCCGCTCCAACCGCAACACCCCTGCGGTCACTCCGCCGCGCAGCTCCGTGAGCCGGGACTCGCCGTAGCCGTCTCCCGCGTCCTCGTAGAGCCGGCCGTGGATCTCCGGCGCCGCGTGCACGTGCCACTCCAGGTGCTGCCAGTTCGCGTCCGTGGTGTGCATCGCGGGCCGTGTCAGCGCCACCGCGCCTCCCGCGCGCAGCCACACCGGCACCGTGTCCAGGGGCCCGTCCGCGATGACGTGCTGGCCTCCTTCGCGCACCTCTCCGGTCCGCTCCAACCCCGGCCACTCCAGCCACGCACCCGCAGGCAGGTACGCCAGCCGCTTCGTCTGTCCGGGCCGCACCACCGGCGCCACCAGCAGGTCCCTGCCGAACAGGAACTGATCAAACGCACCCGCCGCCTCCGGGTCCCCGGGCGCCTCCATCAACAGCGGCCTCAGCGGCGCGATCCCCGTCTCCGACGCCTCGTGCATCAGCGTGTACAGCGTAGGCAGCAGCCGATACCGCCGCTCCAGCGCCGCCCGCGCCAGCGTCAGGTAGGGCTCTCCGAACCGCCACGGCTCCTGCGGCGACGTTCCCTTGCCCGCGTGGTTGCGCATCAGCGGGTAGAACGTGCCCGTCTGCATCCAGCGCACCAGCAGCTCGCCGTTCGCTCGGCCGATGAAGCCCGGGATGTCCACCCCCGTGTGCGCCACCGCCGCCAGGCCCAATCCCATCAACATGGGCAGCGACGTCTCCAGCTGCGTCCAGTGGCTGGAGTTGTCCCCCGTCCACACTGCGGAGTACCGCTGGATGCCCGCGAACCCCGCTCGCGTCAGCAGGAACGGCCGGGCCTCCGGACGCAGCTCGCGCAAGCCTTCGAACGCGCCCTTCGCCATGCCCAGCGCGTAGACGTTGTGCACCTCCAGGTGCCGCTTCTCCCCGTGACGCGCGTCATACGGCAGCGTCTTGCCCTCCACCTGGCCAATGCCTTCCGCGCGCTCGCTCGTCAGCGTGAGGATGCCCACGTCCGGTTGCACCCCGAAGCACGACGGCTCGTTCATATCGTTCCAGAACCCCGCCATGCCCAGCGCCACGAAGTCGCGATGCAGGCCGCCCCACCAGCGCTGCACCTCCGGCCGCGTCAGGTCCGGGAACACCGCGGGCTTGGGCCACACCTCGCCCACCAGCACGCCGCCCCGGTCGTAGCGCACCAGGTAGTCGCGCGCCTTCGCGTCCTCATACACGTTCCAGCCCGGCTCCAGCTTCAGGGCCGGGTCGATGATGGGCACCAGCCGCACGCCCTGCGCCGCCGCCTCGCGCACCAGGCCCGCGGGATCCGGGTAGCGTGCGCTGTCCCAGGTCCAGACCTTGTACCCATCCATGTAATCGATATCGAGATACACGCAGTCCAGCGGCAGGTTCCGCTGCCGGTAGCCCTGGATGACGCCCCGGATGTCTTGCGCGTTCTCGTAGCCCCAGCGGCTCTGCTGCGCGCCCAGGCTCCACAGCGGGGGCAGGGGAGGCCGCCCCGTCAGCGCCGCGTACCTGCGCACCACGTCCGCGGGCATGGGCCCCGCGAAGAGGTAACAGTCCAGCTCCGGCCCCCACGACTCCCACGCCACCCGCGACGCGTCCGCGAGCGCCACGTCCACCTCCGAGCGCCAGGACTCGTCCAGGAAGAACCCCCACGCCACGCCGCCGCGCAGGCCCACGAAGAACGGGATGGACTGGTAGAGCGGATCCGTGTCCGGGTGGTGCGGCACCACGTCCGTGTTCCAGAACGTGAAGTGCATGCCGCGCTTGTCCAGCGGCCCCACCTTCTCGCCGAACCCCAGGTAGCGCTCCCCCTCCGGCGCCCGCAGCTTCATCCGCGCGCGGTGCCGGCTCATCGGATACGCGGCCTGCACCTCACCGGACACCTCCACGCAGCGCGCCAGCTCCCGCCCCTGCGCGTCCTGGAAGCGCCACGTCCCCGACTCCACGTCCACCTCCAGGGACACGCCCTCCGCCGTCACCCGTGCGCGCTCGCCGTCGCGCTCGACCTTCAAGGGGTGGCCTTCTTCGGCGATGACGGACCAGGACCGCTTGCCGGGCAGCTCGGGATGGAGGAATCCGATCTCCGACGATACCGGCGCGTGCCTCAGCCGCAGCACTCCGGGCAGCGGACACGACACCTCCAGGACGGCGTGCCGGCCGGACAGGCGCAGCCGGTGGGGTTCGACGTGGGCGTCAGTGACGTGCATGCCTCGGAATCTAGGGAGCGCGCGCGGCCCGCACCCGCCTTTCCTTCCGGGCCCGTGCGATGCTGTCCACTGTCATGACGCCGCCCCCTGATCCGCTGCCCTTCCCGGACAGCCTCTGCCACCGCTGCGCCGCGCCGCCCCGCTACGTCCAGACGCGGACCTCCACCTTCATCATGTGTCCGCTCCTGCCCCAGAAGTACGCGCCCCAGCCCGTGCGCGCGTGCTCGCTGTTCCGTCCCACGGAGCCCGGCGCCACGCCCGCGTAAGCCCCCTTCGGCTCCGAAGCCGAGCAGGCAGCGGGGCGGCAGCGGCCATTCCCCGCGAGGCATCCGTACCTTTGTCACAAGCAAAGGAGCCTTCATGGCCAGCCGTCGCAAGACCCACGCCGCCCCCCGGCGCAAGCACGCCGCCGCCACGCCCGCGAAGCGCGCCGCGCGCAAGAGCCACGCGTCCGCCAGCGCCAGCAGCCGCTATACGAACCCCGCGCTGCGCGAGCGCCTCAAGAAGCGCATCATGAAGAGCGACAAGGGCGGTCGCGCGGGCCAATGGAGCGCGCGCAAGGCCCAGTTCCTCGCCACTGAGTACAAGAAGGCCGGCGGTGGCTACCGGGGCTCTCGCGGCACCTCGCAGCGCCACCTGACCTCCTGGACGAAGGAGAAGTGGGGCACCCAGGACGGCGGCACCCGCGCCCGCCACGGCCGCACCACCGCGCGCTACCTGCCCAAGAAGGCCTGGGCCCACCTGAGCCCGGCGCAGAAGAAGGCCACCGAGCGGCGCAAGCGCGCGGGCTCCCGAGCCGGCCGCCAGTTCGTCGCCAACACGCCCGCCGCACGCCGGGCGAGGAAGCAGGCCACGAAGCGCTAGCCCGCGCTCAGGGGTCCTCCCTGATTCAGATGCGTGCGACAGGTCCCGCGAAGGACGGCCCGCGCTCGTGGCATAGAGTGCGGACCTCCTGAAGGCGGGAGGCTCACACGCCCGAAGGAGACGGAGAGGACGTCATGGACTGCGACTGGCTCATCATCGGCTCGGGGTTTGGCGGCAGCGTCAGCGCGTTGCGGCTCGTCGAGAAGGGCTATCGCGTGGTGATGCTGGAGAAGGGCCGGCGCCTCCGGGGCCAGGACTTCCCCAAGTCCAACTGGAACCTGAAGCGCTGGCTGTGGATGCCGCGGCTCGGGTGGCGCGGCCTCTTCAAGATGACCTTCTTCCGCCACGTCACCGTGCTGTCCGGCGTCGGCGTGGGCGGCGGCTCGCTCGTCTACGCCAACACGCTGCCCATCCCACGGGACGACTTCTTCGACGCCACCTCCTGGGGCCACCTGGCGCCGTGGAAGGAGGAGCTCGCGCCGCACTACGCGACCGCGCGCCGCATGCTGGGCGCCACCGTCAACCCGCTCAACACCTTCCCTGATCAGGTGCTCAAGGAAGTGGGAGAGGACCTGGGCCGCCCCGACTTCCAGCCCACCACCGTGGCCATCTACTTCGGCGAGCCCGGCGTCACCGTGAAGGACCCCTACTTCAGCGGCGAGGGCCCGGACCGCACCGGCTGCAACGCGTGCGGCGGCTGCATGCTGGGCTGCCGCAACAACGCCAAGAACACGCTCGACAAGAACTACCTCTACTTCGCGGAGAAGAAGGGCCTCACCCTCCACGCGGACACGGAGGTGACGTGGGTGCGCCCCCTGCCCGGTGGCGACGGTTACGAGGTGACGGCGAAGCAGGGCACCGGCTTCTTCAAGAAGACGCGCCGCTTCACCGCGAAGCACGTCATCTTCGCGGGCGGCGTGCTGGGCACCATGGACCTGCTGCTCAAGCTCAAGGGCGCGCCAGACGGCCTGCCCAAGCTCTCCGAGCGCGTGGGCGATGGCGTGCGCACCAACTCCGAGGCGCTCATCGGCGTCATCAGCGGCAAGAAGCAGAAGGACCGCGACCTGTCCCGGGGCATCGCCATCGGGTCCATCCTCCACACCGACGAGCACTCGCACCTGGAGCCCGTGCGCTACCCGGCGGGCTCCGGCTTCTTCCGCCTGCTCATGGCCCCGCACGTCCCCGGCGCCACCGCGTGGTCGCGCGTGGCCCGGCTGGTGGGGCTGCTCGCGCGCCGTCCCCTGCGCTTCCTCCAGGCCTTCTTCGTTCCGGACTTCGCGCGCCGCACGATGATCCTCCTGTACATGCGCACCATGGAGGGCCACCTGCGCATGCGCCGGGGCCGCGCGCTCACCACCGGCTTCCGCTCCGGCCTCACCACCGGCCTGCAGGCGGGCCCCGCGCCCACCGCGAACATGCCGGAGGCCTTCGACCTGGCGAAGCGCGTGTCCGACAAGCTGGATGGCTACCCCATGACCATGGTCAGCGAAACGCTCATGGGCATCCCGACCACCGCGCACATCCTGGGCGGCGCGTGCATGGGGGACTCGCCCACGACAGGCGCCATCGACGCGCGCCACCGCTTGTATGGCTATGAGGGCCTGTACGTGGTGGATGGCGCGGCCATCTCCGCCAACCCGGGCGTCAATCCCTCGCTCACCATCGCCGCGCTCGCCGAGCGTGCCATGACCTTCATCCCCGCCGCCCGGGAGCTGCCCCGCGGCGACACGGACGCCACGCTCGAAGCGCCCTCGCGCGCCCACGCCGCCGCCTCCTGACACACGCCCGCAGCGCGTGTACGCGGATGCCCCCTGTTCCCCCTTGGGACCCGGGGCCGGGCCCTATTGATCAGACGTGAGCGCGGGACTCGTACTCCAGTCCTGAGTTCCGTGTGTTCGGTGGACGCGGGAATGGCCCGCTTGTCATTGTTGGCTGCGAATGCACGGGATGCCGCCACCCTGGCGACGTCTCACACCGTCGGCGTGGGTGGGAGCCGGCAGTGTTCAAGCACGGGCACTCCGGGTGCCCCCAGGCAGCATGGTTGGCCTGAAAAGTTCCGTGTAGTTCCTATTTTGCAGGATTAGTCGCTTTCGCCACCAGTCCGGTCGGGTGAAGAGATGACTTCGTTCATGTCAGCCTTTTCCATTCATGCCCCGGTGAAGGGCTCTCCTGGCCTGGAGGGCCGGGCGGCGGCGCTGCTGGCGTTGCAGTTGCGCGAGTCGCGCAAGCGGGTGGACGGCCTGTTCACCTGGCTGATGTTGGGGCAGTGGGCGGCGGCGGTGCTGGTGGCGGTGTTCGTGTCTCCCTATGGATGGGAGGGCAAGGTGCGGGCGCTGCACCTGCACGTGCAGACGGCGGTGCTGCTGGGCGCGGCGCTGAGCGTGTTCCCGGTGATGCTCACGCGGCTGCATGCGGGGGAGACGGCGACGCGCCACGTGGTGGCCATCAGCCAGATGCTCTGGTCCGCGCTGCTCATCCACCTGACGGGGGGCCGCATCGAGACGCACTTCCACATCTTCGGCTCGCTGGCGGTGCTGTCGTTCTACCGCGACCCGAAGGTGCTCTTCACCGCCAGCCTGGCCATCGTCGTGGACCACTGCATGCGGGGCGCGCTGTGGCCGGAGTCCGTCTACGGCCAGCTGCATCCGGAGTGGTGGCGCTTCCTGGAGCATGCCTTCTGGGTGGCGGCCATCGACGTGGTGCTGGTCGTCGCCTGCCGGGACGCGCTGCGCGAGCTGCGGGAGCGCGCCGGGCGCCAGGCCCTGGCGGAGGCCACCATCGAGGAGGAGCTGGCGCTGCGCGCGGGCCAGCTGGACGCCGCCGTGCGCGAGGTGCACGCCGTCCGCGGCCACGTGGAGCAGATGGAGCGGCTGGCGTCGCTGGGGCAGCTCACCGCCAGCGTCAGCCACGAGCTGCGCAACCCGTTGGCGGCCGCGCGCACCGCGCATGCCTTCGTCCTGCGCCGGATGCGCAAGGGGGAGACCTTCCCCTCGGATCCACGCATCGCGCGCTTCCTGGACATCATCGACCGGGAGCTGCAGGCGTGCTCGGTCATCATCTCCGACCTGCTGGACTTCGCGAAGGGCCGGCCTCCGCGCCGCATGCCCTGTCCGCTCAAGCCGCTGGTGGAAGAGGCCATCAGCGTGGTGCCGCGCCGCGAGGGCGTGCGCGTGAACAACCAGGTGCCGGACGGGCTGCCGGTGCCGCACCTGGACCGCGAGCAGTTCCGCCAGGTGCTGGTCAACCTCATCCAGAACGCGGTGGAGGCCATTCCGGCGGAGCGCTCCGGGACCGTGTGCGTGCTCGCCGACGCGCGGGGGGACGGCGGCTGGAGCCTGCGCGTGACGGATGACGGGCCGGGCATCCCCGCGCCGCTCCTGGAGCGCATCTTCGAGCCCATGTTCACCACCAAGCTGCGCGGCACCGGGCTGGGGCTCGCCATCGTGAAGCGGCTGGTGCAGGGACATGGCGCGCGCATCCAGGCGGAGAGCGACTTCGGCCACGGCTCGCGCTTCACCGTCCTCTTCCCGGACGCGTGCGCACCGGCGGCCGTGGCGCATTCCTGAAGAGAGCAGCGGCAGGTGGGTGACTCGTGCGTGGGGTGTGGGCTCACGCGATAACGGAGGCAGGCATGCAGGCACAGGCAAAGCCGTACCCGGAGGCGGGTGCGGTGGATGCGGACTGGGCAGTGCGGCGCATGGCGGCGACGGAGCTGGACACCGCCCGGGGGATGTTCTTCCTGGGGGTGCTGGAGACGGTGCGCACCGGTGCGGGCGAGGAGGCGGTGGCCGCCTGCCGGGCCGTCACCGACGAGCGCCGCTTCGTGGGCTTCTTCAACTACCCGGTGTCCACCTTCCTCAAGCTGGCGCAGGTGGCGGCGCGGCAGTTGTCACCCCGGTGGGGCGGGTTCGACGAGGCGCTGCGGCAGATGGGGATGCAGGCCACGCGCAGCTTCCTGGAGTCCGCGGTGGGGCGCACGTTCCTGCTCCTGGCCGCGGGGGACCCGCGCAAGCTCGTGACGAACCTGCCGTCCGGCTACCAGATGGCGGTGAGCTACGGGGAGCGCACCGTCGACTGGAAGGGAGAGGGGGACGCGCTGTTCATCATGCGGCGCGACTTCATGCCGCCGGCGTACCACGAGGGGGTGCTGCGCGAGGTGCTCACCATGGTGGGGGCCCGGAACCCTCGGGTCCAGGGGCGCAAGCTGGGCCTGCTGGACACCGAGTACCACATCACCTGGGAGGCACCCGTCGTGCTGCCCTCGGAACCTCCCAAGGCGCCATCGCGCTGGCGGATGTTCCAGTAGGGCGCGCGCGGGGGACCGGGAGTTGGGGCCCGGTCCCCCATGCGTCGCGCACCGGATGGCGCGGGAACTTGCGCCCCCGGTGCGGCGGGGCTCTCCTCCCACCGGGAGGTCCTCACCGCGTGAGCCGCAATGACAGTCAGGAACGGACGGAGCGCTGGCGGCGGCTCCTGTCGGACACCCGCGTCGGTTCGCGCTCCGCGCAGGCGGAGGAGGCTGGCGCGGACGCCGCGCACCGGCAGCTCGACGAGCGCAATGACTACTCGCGGGACTACGACCGCATCGTCTTCTCCAGCGAGTTCCGCTGCCTGCACGACAAGACGCAGGTGTTCCCGCTGTCGACGAGCGACTACACGCGCACGCGCCTCACGCACAGCATCGAGGCGTCCTGCGTGGGCCGCTCGCTGGGCCATCAGGCCGGGCTGGGGTTGAAGGCGCAGGGCGTGGAGCTGGACCCGTCGCACCTGGGCACCATCGTCGCGGCGGCGTGCCTGGCGCATGACATCGGCAACCCGCCGTTCGGGCACTCCGGCGAAGCGGCCATCCAGCACTGGGTGGGACAGCGGCTCTCTCCACCGGGGGAGGGGAGGAAGAGCCCGTTCACGACGGAGGCCGAGTGGCGCGACCTGCGCGACTTCGAGGGCAACGCGCAGGGCTTCCGCATCCTCAACCGGCTCCAGTCGCGCGAGCGCCGGGGCGGGCTGCGCTACACGGCCGCGACGCTGGGGGCCATGAGCAAGTACCCGCGTCCGTCGGTGCTGCCCGGCTCGCGGCAGAAGACGAAGGGCGTCGTGTCGGAGAGGAAGTTCGGTTACTTCCAGGACGACGTCGACCTGGCGCTGGAGGCGTTCCGCGCCACGGGTCTGCGCGAGCGCGAGCCCGGCGTGTTCAGCCGCCACCCGCTGGCCTTCCTCGTCGAGGCGGCGGACGACATCTGCTACGCGGTCATCGACCTGGAGGACTCCGCGAAGCTGGGGCTCGTGCCCATGGAGCGCGCGTGTCAGCTGCTGGAGTCGGTGCTGCCGGAGCCCACGGTCCGCAAGCCGCCCCGGCACCTGGAGACGCGGATGGCGCAGGCGCGGGCGAGG
This DNA window, taken from Corallococcus coralloides DSM 2259, encodes the following:
- a CDS encoding GMC family oxidoreductase, with amino-acid sequence MDCDWLIIGSGFGGSVSALRLVEKGYRVVMLEKGRRLRGQDFPKSNWNLKRWLWMPRLGWRGLFKMTFFRHVTVLSGVGVGGGSLVYANTLPIPRDDFFDATSWGHLAPWKEELAPHYATARRMLGATVNPLNTFPDQVLKEVGEDLGRPDFQPTTVAIYFGEPGVTVKDPYFSGEGPDRTGCNACGGCMLGCRNNAKNTLDKNYLYFAEKKGLTLHADTEVTWVRPLPGGDGYEVTAKQGTGFFKKTRRFTAKHVIFAGGVLGTMDLLLKLKGAPDGLPKLSERVGDGVRTNSEALIGVISGKKQKDRDLSRGIAIGSILHTDEHSHLEPVRYPAGSGFFRLLMAPHVPGATAWSRVARLVGLLARRPLRFLQAFFVPDFARRTMILLYMRTMEGHLRMRRGRALTTGFRSGLTTGLQAGPAPTANMPEAFDLAKRVSDKLDGYPMTMVSETLMGIPTTAHILGGACMGDSPTTGAIDARHRLYGYEGLYVVDGAAISANPGVNPSLTIAALAERAMTFIPAARELPRGDTDATLEAPSRAHAAAS
- the dgt gene encoding dGTP triphosphohydrolase gives rise to the protein MSRNDSQERTERWRRLLSDTRVGSRSAQAEEAGADAAHRQLDERNDYSRDYDRIVFSSEFRCLHDKTQVFPLSTSDYTRTRLTHSIEASCVGRSLGHQAGLGLKAQGVELDPSHLGTIVAAACLAHDIGNPPFGHSGEAAIQHWVGQRLSPPGEGRKSPFTTEAEWRDLRDFEGNAQGFRILNRLQSRERRGGLRYTAATLGAMSKYPRPSVLPGSRQKTKGVVSERKFGYFQDDVDLALEAFRATGLREREPGVFSRHPLAFLVEAADDICYAVIDLEDSAKLGLVPMERACQLLESVLPEPTVRKPPRHLETRMAQARARAIGKLIPQCVEAFVEHAHDLEAGRTETPLTELKPDVRAQLEEITDFTREHGYWSERVLQIESAGFKTLGGLLDMFALSVVAESPNAEEKKLRQLLPMECFQRPEFAEADEAAPRPLRRDEAIQRLTPYQRLLCVTDYITGLSDSRAVELYQRLSGIQLPT
- a CDS encoding sensor histidine kinase yields the protein MSAFSIHAPVKGSPGLEGRAAALLALQLRESRKRVDGLFTWLMLGQWAAAVLVAVFVSPYGWEGKVRALHLHVQTAVLLGAALSVFPVMLTRLHAGETATRHVVAISQMLWSALLIHLTGGRIETHFHIFGSLAVLSFYRDPKVLFTASLAIVVDHCMRGALWPESVYGQLHPEWWRFLEHAFWVAAIDVVLVVACRDALRELRERAGRQALAEATIEEELALRAGQLDAAVREVHAVRGHVEQMERLASLGQLTASVSHELRNPLAAARTAHAFVLRRMRKGETFPSDPRIARFLDIIDRELQACSVIISDLLDFAKGRPPRRMPCPLKPLVEEAISVVPRREGVRVNNQVPDGLPVPHLDREQFRQVLVNLIQNAVEAIPAERSGTVCVLADARGDGGWSLRVTDDGPGIPAPLLERIFEPMFTTKLRGTGLGLAIVKRLVQGHGARIQAESDFGHGSRFTVLFPDACAPAAVAHS
- a CDS encoding DUF2378 family protein, whose protein sequence is MQAQAKPYPEAGAVDADWAVRRMAATELDTARGMFFLGVLETVRTGAGEEAVAACRAVTDERRFVGFFNYPVSTFLKLAQVAARQLSPRWGGFDEALRQMGMQATRSFLESAVGRTFLLLAAGDPRKLVTNLPSGYQMAVSYGERTVDWKGEGDALFIMRRDFMPPAYHEGVLREVLTMVGARNPRVQGRKLGLLDTEYHITWEAPVVLPSEPPKAPSRWRMFQ
- a CDS encoding glycoside hydrolase family 31 protein; this encodes MHVTDAHVEPHRLRLSGRHAVLEVSCPLPGVLRLRHAPVSSEIGFLHPELPGKRSWSVIAEEGHPLKVERDGERARVTAEGVSLEVDVESGTWRFQDAQGRELARCVEVSGEVQAAYPMSRHRARMKLRAPEGERYLGFGEKVGPLDKRGMHFTFWNTDVVPHHPDTDPLYQSIPFFVGLRGGVAWGFFLDESWRSEVDVALADASRVAWESWGPELDCYLFAGPMPADVVRRYAALTGRPPLPPLWSLGAQQSRWGYENAQDIRGVIQGYRQRNLPLDCVYLDIDYMDGYKVWTWDSARYPDPAGLVREAAAQGVRLVPIIDPALKLEPGWNVYEDAKARDYLVRYDRGGVLVGEVWPKPAVFPDLTRPEVQRWWGGLHRDFVALGMAGFWNDMNEPSCFGVQPDVGILTLTSERAEGIGQVEGKTLPYDARHGEKRHLEVHNVYALGMAKGAFEGLRELRPEARPFLLTRAGFAGIQRYSAVWTGDNSSHWTQLETSLPMLMGLGLAAVAHTGVDIPGFIGRANGELLVRWMQTGTFYPLMRNHAGKGTSPQEPWRFGEPYLTLARAALERRYRLLPTLYTLMHEASETGIAPLRPLLMEAPGDPEAAGAFDQFLFGRDLLVAPVVRPGQTKRLAYLPAGAWLEWPGLERTGEVREGGQHVIADGPLDTVPVWLRAGGAVALTRPAMHTTDANWQHLEWHVHAAPEIHGRLYEDAGDGYGESRLTELRGGVTAGVLRLERSEMGTLTRARTEEKIRVYGLTSVRKVTGARAHHFEDGVLELQVAADWTRLDVAP
- a CDS encoding double-CXXCG motif protein, translating into MNAAKGARFTGFIDGAHRWGLPGGLCPVCGSSPGGLGEAYPSVDLSGWAHREELAEARQVPLEEYERLRDLVRLQVPFEAPLLPGAEFGPLIGKASGKWSAIDLYDPWTLVMRSEIVDVLREAGIALRASKMDLRFRSKVEVELREVEIHCRGRLHDSCFPGGRERPCERCGRQGGSYPDAPILDGRTLTGDLDLFRLSDYTTIIIATERFVDTVNRFGFEGVVFKEIPVL